From the Solanum pennellii chromosome 4, SPENNV200 genome, one window contains:
- the LOC107016655 gene encoding uncharacterized protein LOC107016655 → MDISILMVYIQEVEEENVKDIQEYQNKKVKTRMSLVNRKVVQADHNSINQMALSSSASAPAQRNRSCFKCGQEGHFIGEGPKDKQGGGNLDNRSQKSSAAPLNRPAPRVSTSGTGGGTNFLYSLNNCHEQENFPNVFTGMI, encoded by the exons atggacatatccaTTCTGATGGTATATATtcaagaagttgaagaagagaacGTTAAGGATATACAAGAGTACCAAAACAAGAAGGTCAAGACTAGAATGAGTCTGGTCAACAGAAAGGTGGTTCAAGCTGACCACAATTCCATAAACCAAATGGCATTgtcatcatctgctagtgcaccagCACAAAGAAATCGAA gttgtttcaagtgtggtcaagagggtcacttcattgGAGAGGGCCCCAAGGACAAGCAAGGAGGTGGAAATCTGGACAATAGATCTCAAAAATCATCAGCTGCTCCACTAAACAGGCCTGCACCTAGGGTATCTACTTCTGGAACAGGCGGAGGAACAAACTTCTTGTATTCTCTTAATAATTGCCATGAACAAGAGAATTTTCCAAATGTTTTCACTGGTATGATTTGA